The nucleotide window CTTCGAGGTAGGACATCGACGTCTCGAGGGCGACGGCATCCACGTCGGCGGCGTTCTCGGCGGCGTCGAACGCCGCGTCTGCGAGCGTGTAGAGCGCCCCGCCGTGCGGCGTCCCGTGGACGTTCAGATGTGACTCGGCGAGCGTCAGTTCCGCCGTCGCGGCGCCGTCCGACGCCCGCACGAGGTCGACGCCCACGCGCTCACGGAACGGGTCGTCCGCCGAATCCGGGCGCTCCGCCATGTCCGTTGGGTGCGCGGGCGTCGAGTGTAAGGATTCGCCTCGGGTGGGTCTGAACAGTGCGGTTCCCGTTCGGTTTCGGTTCTCGTGAAGTAGAACGTGTGGCGTCGATCACGTCCGCAGGTTCCGGAAGACCTCCCTCATCCAACCCGTGAACTCGCAGACCGGTTGGCGCCGATCCAGGTATCGACCCCGTTCGACCTCCTCTCCGTCTGGCATCCCGTCGTAATCGGAATCCGTGTTGATCGGCCCGTGTCGTACGTCTCGTGCTCGATTCTGTCGGAAAGGCTGTCCCCATCGGTGTCCGGGTTCGTGGGGCCGTCACCCGATTCGGGCCAACCATACTTCTTCTGCTGGTCGGGCGTCGAACAGTCTCATGAGAACGTCGGGGGCAATCGCGAGTGAGGTGCAGGGGCACATACCCAAAAACTCGGGCGCGGACTGAGTTTGGTGTAGCGTCGGGTCGAATAGTGAGGAATGGATCGGTACGTATGGAGTGCGTAGATACCGAGCCGAATATCGATCTTCCAGTAGTCCAGCAGTAAGAGCGTGCTGCATACAGCAGATGGATGCAGTAATCGGTCGGCGTTCGTTTCGAGCCAGCAGCGACGGAACAGCCGCTACGTAAGTCTGCAAACCTGTAGCTACGAATACATCCATTACGTCGGATATAGTGGAGACAGGTCCGTTTGGAGAGCGATTGTTGTCTCTCTGCGTCCTCTCGGAGTCGAGTTTCTCGAACCACACGACCACGTACGCAATCTTGACCTCGAAGTGGGCAGTATGCGGAATAATGTGGTAAGAGCAGCAATTTGCACACATCGCCTATCTACTGGCTATGCGGGAACAGAGGCCATCGGTTACTCGTCGTGGGATGCTCGCACTCACCGGCGCAGCCGCCCTGGCTGGGCGTTCGAGAGCGACTCCGAGAACGCATCAACCGCGCCAAGACACCACCCAGGAAGACGGGACACAACAGATGGAGACCGTTCGGGCCTTTGTCGGATCGTACCACTGGGGATACTTCCTGCTGGACGAGGACGGCGAGGAACTCGACCAGTTGACGCTCTCGTCGGGCGACGAACTGCGGCTCACCCTCTTCAACGTGGAAGCCGACGCCGCGGTCGAGGCCCTCCCGCAGGCAGTTCGAACGAACGTTCCGAGTTCGGATGAACGCGCGCGGCGAAACGAACAGGCGGTCCAGGTTCCACGGGGGACGACCCTCGACGCCCTGCACGACGCGGCCGAGGCCGCGTATCCGGACCACAGTCTCGCCATCCTCGACGACGAGCTTCTGGGGAACGGGCCCGGCGGTCCCGGACAGGGACCGGGGGGCGGCCACCACGGTCCCCATGGCGGACCCTCCGGCCCCGGGAACGGACGGGGACCAGGCCAGGAACCCGGTGGCGGCGGACCGGGACAGGGGCCGGGGGGCGGCCACGGCCCCGGAATGCCGGGGTCGTGCTGGGGTGGCGTGTGCGGCGGAACGCTCGCCCCGCCAGCGTACCTCTGGCACCACTCGACGGTGCCCACCGAACTCGGGTTCGTGGTGAACACGACCGGGTCGTTCGGGTTCGTCTGCACGGTCTACTGCGGGTACGGCCACCCGTACATGGTCGAACCCGGCCGTGTCGTCGTATCCGAGAACTGAGTCTCACAAGGAAACCAGAAATGTCCGGAAGCTCAGCTGGTGGTCCCAAGCGCAGACACGTCCGACAAGCTGGGTGGATTGCTAAACTGCGAGGTACATCATTCCCCTGTACTTAGCAATAGACCGCTCCGTTACCCGGTGTGAGAAGTGTG belongs to Halorarum halophilum and includes:
- a CDS encoding cupredoxin domain-containing protein, translated to METVRAFVGSYHWGYFLLDEDGEELDQLTLSSGDELRLTLFNVEADAAVEALPQAVRTNVPSSDERARRNEQAVQVPRGTTLDALHDAAEAAYPDHSLAILDDELLGNGPGGPGQGPGGGHHGPHGGPSGPGNGRGPGQEPGGGGPGQGPGGGHGPGMPGSCWGGVCGGTLAPPAYLWHHSTVPTELGFVVNTTGSFGFVCTVYCGYGHPYMVEPGRVVVSEN
- a CDS encoding hotdog fold thioesterase, with the protein product MAERPDSADDPFRERVGVDLVRASDGAATAELTLAESHLNVHGTPHGGALYTLADAAFDAAENAADVDAVALETSMSYLEACGVGETLAASAERRHDRGRTALYAVAVRDEAGDLVAEFPGRVYKVESSA